The Actinocatenispora sera genome has a window encoding:
- a CDS encoding ketopantoate reductase family protein encodes MTRIGVLGPGGVGGVLAARLGAAGHEVSVLATERTAAAITMAGLRLTAPDGETVTAPVARPWLTAPVDLLIIAVKATDLLPALTRVPAALLGAATIVPFLNGIDHPALLRAAYPAATVVPASISIEATRHRPGVVEQLTSMADLVLADDTPAGAAAVGLFAAAGLTVATQSDEASVLWRKLGFLAPLALATTAADQPIGAARDAAPQRLRALVEETAAAAGTAGVRIDPDFVGSRLAALPPTMLSSMLKDRRSGRALELDAIAGPVVRALGADRAPTTVAVAREILAAT; translated from the coding sequence ATGACCAGGATCGGCGTGCTCGGCCCGGGCGGGGTCGGTGGCGTGCTGGCGGCCCGGCTCGGTGCCGCGGGCCACGAGGTGAGCGTGCTCGCCACCGAGCGCACCGCAGCCGCGATCACGATGGCCGGGCTGCGGCTGACCGCGCCGGACGGCGAGACGGTCACCGCCCCGGTGGCTCGGCCCTGGCTGACCGCACCGGTGGACCTGCTGATCATCGCGGTGAAGGCGACCGACCTGCTGCCCGCGCTGACCCGGGTGCCGGCGGCGCTGCTGGGCGCCGCGACGATCGTGCCGTTCCTCAACGGGATCGACCACCCGGCACTGCTGCGCGCCGCGTACCCGGCGGCCACGGTGGTTCCGGCGAGCATCTCGATCGAGGCGACCCGGCACCGGCCCGGCGTGGTCGAGCAGCTGACCTCGATGGCCGACCTCGTGCTCGCCGACGACACCCCGGCCGGGGCCGCCGCGGTCGGACTGTTCGCAGCTGCCGGGCTGACGGTCGCCACCCAGTCCGACGAGGCCTCCGTGCTGTGGCGCAAGCTTGGTTTCCTCGCCCCGCTGGCCCTCGCCACCACCGCTGCCGACCAGCCGATCGGCGCGGCCCGCGACGCGGCGCCGCAGCGGCTGCGGGCGCTGGTCGAGGAGACCGCCGCGGCGGCCGGGACCGCCGGCGTGCGGATCGATCCGGACTTCGTCGGCTCGCGGCTCGCGGCGCTGCCGCCCACCATGCTGTCGTCGATGCTCAAGGACCGACGGTCCGGCCGCGCGCTGGAGCTGGACGCGATCGCCGGCCCGGTGGTCCGCGCCCTCGGCGCCGACCGGGCCCCGACCACCGTCGCGGTGGCCCGGGAGATCCTCGCCGCCACCTGA
- a CDS encoding winged helix-turn-helix transcriptional regulator, with protein MRHKSFEGMDCPIALTLDAVGEWWSLLIVRDALHGLSRFDEFQQSLGISSNSLTRRLAALCDAGLLTRHRYQLRPPRDEYRLTARGRDLQPVIEALGGWGRRHVTRGRGGVRLVDVETGATAEPILVDRETGKPVNTTDFRYVAQRNAPPIKRAKLPTS; from the coding sequence GTGCGACACAAGAGCTTCGAGGGTATGGACTGCCCGATCGCGCTGACCCTGGACGCGGTGGGCGAATGGTGGAGCCTGCTGATCGTGCGCGACGCGCTGCACGGCCTGAGCCGGTTCGACGAGTTCCAGCAGAGTCTGGGCATCTCGTCGAACTCGCTGACCCGGCGGCTGGCCGCGCTGTGCGACGCGGGCCTGCTGACCCGGCACCGCTACCAGCTGCGGCCGCCCCGCGACGAGTACCGGCTGACCGCGCGCGGGCGCGACCTGCAGCCGGTGATCGAGGCGCTCGGCGGCTGGGGTCGCCGGCACGTCACCCGCGGCCGCGGTGGGGTTCGACTGGTCGACGTCGAAACAGGCGCCACGGCCGAGCCGATCCTGGTCGACCGCGAGACCGGGAAGCCGGTCAACACCACCGACTTCCGGTACGTGGCACAGCGCAACGCGCCGCCGATCAAGCGGGCCAAGCTGCCGACGTCCTGA
- a CDS encoding ABC transporter ATP-binding protein: MATIELAALEKTYPGGVRAVDGLSLTIGDGEFFALLGPSGCGKTTLLRTIAGLEEATGGSLSIGEREVTRLAPGQRDVAMVFQDYALFPHMTVLDNIAYPLRIKRVARSARHDRARQTGAGLELAELMARRPAELSGGQQQRVALARAVVAHPSAFLFDEPLSNLDARLRLSARSFLKRLQRELGVTTIFVTHDQAEALAMADRIAVMEAGRIRQVGTPREVFGRPANTFVANFIGSTPMNLLPASVTDGRLVLAAGSLPAPAGLGARREVTVGIRPEYLDFSAAAVPDALSGTVSIVEHLGTSSLVTLETEGGPLGVVVPEEAEPAAGSTGWAVPRAGRVLLYNSETGDLITP; this comes from the coding sequence ATGGCCACGATCGAGCTGGCTGCGCTGGAGAAGACCTATCCGGGCGGGGTACGCGCGGTGGACGGGCTGTCGCTGACCATCGGCGACGGCGAGTTCTTCGCCCTGCTCGGCCCGTCCGGCTGCGGCAAGACGACCCTGCTGCGTACCATCGCGGGGCTGGAGGAGGCGACCGGTGGGTCGCTGTCGATCGGCGAGCGGGAGGTCACCCGGCTTGCCCCGGGCCAGCGCGACGTGGCGATGGTGTTCCAGGACTACGCGCTGTTCCCGCACATGACGGTGCTGGACAACATCGCCTACCCGCTGCGGATCAAGCGGGTGGCGCGCTCGGCCCGGCACGACAGGGCGCGGCAGACCGGTGCCGGGCTGGAGCTGGCCGAGCTGATGGCGCGCCGCCCGGCCGAGCTGTCCGGTGGGCAGCAGCAGCGGGTGGCGCTGGCCCGCGCGGTGGTCGCGCACCCGTCCGCGTTCCTGTTCGACGAACCACTGTCCAATCTGGATGCCCGGCTGCGGCTGTCCGCCCGTAGCTTCCTCAAGCGGTTGCAGCGCGAACTGGGCGTCACCACCATCTTCGTCACGCATGACCAGGCGGAGGCGCTCGCGATGGCCGACCGGATCGCGGTGATGGAGGCGGGCCGGATCCGGCAGGTCGGTACCCCGCGGGAGGTGTTCGGACGGCCGGCCAACACGTTCGTCGCGAACTTCATCGGTTCCACCCCGATGAACCTGCTGCCGGCCAGCGTCACCGACGGGCGGCTGGTGCTCGCCGCCGGCTCGCTGCCGGCACCGGCCGGGCTCGGCGCCCGCCGCGAGGTCACGGTCGGGATCCGGCCCGAGTACCTGGACTTCTCCGCCGCCGCGGTGCCGGATGCGCTGTCCGGCACGGTGAGCATCGTCGAACATCTCGGGACCTCGTCGCTGGTCACGCTGGAGACCGAGGGTGGGCCACTCGGCGTGGTCGTGCCGGAGGAGGCCGAACCGGCCGCCGGCAGCACCGGCTGGGCGGTGCCCCGTGCCGGCCGGGTCCTGCTGTACAACAGCGAAACCGGCGACCTGATCACGCCCTGA
- a CDS encoding GNAT family N-acetyltransferase, whose protein sequence is MQAKLPDDYRMRPATPADVADIHRLVSACERALLGSAETDRDTIAAELARPRLTPATDTALVYDPAGELAAWAWVDRRSVVDVHPDHRGRGIGGALLDWIDTRAGELGTARVVQTVEESDEAAVALLRSRGYEPMVRSWLLGIELPAAAPAQPPAGITVRTFAPGDERDAHRVSEDAFDEWQERRRDYDEWALTTVARASFAPDCSPLAFAGDELVGVVIATDEPGRDEGYVERVAVRADQRGRGIARLLLATAFDRFHRLGRRGVTLWTHSDTGALDVYLKVGMSVRRTATVFARQLPAADA, encoded by the coding sequence ATGCAGGCGAAACTGCCCGACGACTACCGGATGCGGCCGGCGACACCGGCCGACGTGGCGGACATCCATCGGCTGGTGTCCGCGTGCGAGCGCGCGCTGCTCGGATCGGCGGAGACCGATCGCGACACGATCGCAGCCGAGTTGGCCCGACCGCGGCTGACCCCGGCGACCGACACCGCGTTGGTGTACGACCCGGCGGGCGAGCTCGCCGCCTGGGCCTGGGTGGACCGCCGCTCGGTGGTCGACGTCCACCCCGACCACCGCGGTCGCGGCATCGGCGGCGCCCTGCTGGACTGGATCGACACCCGGGCCGGCGAGCTCGGCACCGCACGGGTCGTGCAGACCGTCGAGGAGTCCGACGAGGCGGCCGTGGCGCTGCTGCGCTCCCGCGGGTACGAGCCGATGGTGCGCTCCTGGCTGCTCGGGATCGAGCTGCCCGCCGCGGCCCCGGCGCAGCCGCCGGCCGGGATCACCGTGCGTACCTTCGCGCCGGGGGACGAGCGGGACGCGCACCGGGTGAGCGAGGACGCGTTCGACGAGTGGCAGGAGCGCCGCCGGGACTACGACGAGTGGGCCCTGACGACGGTGGCGCGCGCCTCGTTCGCGCCGGACTGCTCGCCGCTCGCGTTCGCCGGTGACGAGCTGGTCGGCGTGGTCATTGCCACCGACGAGCCGGGCCGGGACGAGGGGTACGTCGAGCGCGTCGCGGTGCGCGCCGACCAGCGCGGCCGGGGGATCGCCCGGCTGCTGCTCGCCACCGCGTTCGACCGGTTCCACCGGCTCGGCCGGCGCGGGGTCACGTTGTGGACGCATTCGGACACCGGTGCGCTCGATGTCTACCTCAAGGTCGGCATGTCGGTGCGCCGCACCGCCACGGTCTTCGCCCGGCAGCTGCCCGCCGCCGACGCCTGA
- a CDS encoding SDR family NAD(P)-dependent oxidoreductase: MDLRLAGRPALVTASSSGLGAAIARRLAAEGCPVLVHGRDRVRAEAAADELRSAGGVAATVLGDVTDPGDLDRIAAAATEFGVAILINNAGPVAQHDWRTGDERVWRDSWAGNVLSAVALIRALVPPMRSAGWGRVINLGSRTATSPVPNLVDYGAAKAAVVNLTTALAKDLAGTGVTANSVSPGVIVTEAMRAMFLADDPQGRDWASLEPELAQRYAPNPSGRLGTPDDVAATVTFLASPLAGYLNGIDVRVDGGLVGTP, encoded by the coding sequence ATGGATCTTCGACTGGCCGGCCGACCGGCGTTGGTGACCGCATCCAGCAGTGGCCTCGGGGCGGCGATCGCGCGGCGGCTGGCCGCCGAGGGCTGCCCGGTGCTGGTACACGGCCGCGACCGGGTCCGAGCGGAGGCTGCCGCCGACGAGCTCCGGTCGGCCGGCGGGGTGGCCGCGACGGTGCTCGGCGACGTGACCGATCCCGGCGACCTGGACCGGATCGCTGCCGCGGCAACCGAGTTCGGGGTGGCGATTCTGATCAACAACGCCGGACCGGTCGCCCAGCACGACTGGCGCACGGGCGACGAGCGGGTGTGGCGGGACAGCTGGGCGGGCAACGTACTGTCCGCGGTGGCGCTGATCCGCGCGCTGGTGCCGCCGATGCGCTCGGCCGGGTGGGGCCGGGTGATCAACCTGGGCAGCCGCACCGCCACCAGCCCGGTGCCGAACCTGGTCGACTACGGGGCCGCGAAGGCGGCGGTGGTCAACCTGACGACCGCGCTGGCCAAGGATCTCGCCGGCACCGGCGTGACCGCGAACTCGGTCAGTCCGGGCGTGATCGTCACCGAGGCGATGCGGGCGATGTTCCTCGCCGACGACCCGCAGGGCCGGGACTGGGCCAGCCTGGAACCCGAGCTGGCCCAGCGGTACGCGCCGAATCCCTCCGGCCGGCTCGGCACCCCGGACGACGTCGCGGCGACCGTGACGTTCCTGGCCAGCCCGCTCGCCGGCTATCTCAACGGCATCGACGTGCGCGTGGACGGCGGCCTCGTCGGCACCCCGTGA
- a CDS encoding ABC transporter substrate-binding protein: MRSGPIAARSAAAVAVLLTVGLTATGCVSAKHDSGGGDPQRNANAKHATLTISTNAIVGGKNAQEATWISKTLIPAFEKAEKAKGRDVTVKYQQNGIDDAKYGEKLELSLKAGGGPDIYIIGGDSISRYAKAGYVEPLEKVVGSKVDSWSGWQQVDKSVQQNVSMDGKYYGVPNGVDGRVLFYNKKLFAKAGLPANWQPTSWADILAAGRKLKKLSGVTPIQIDAGTPMGEATTMQGFLPLLAGAGQQIYDTKTGKYQGDTKAIRDVLSFYRSLYVTDKLGDPKLQQDPNGRDESFSEFSKGKLGIIGESDYLWRSIVCPDKSICNATSMPDRNSTVGYALIPAEKPGAGVAGQDFVSMSGGGGYTINPRTKYPQQAWDLLTFMRSPTQIKAQLGDTVQITANKQVNSEILKKDPALSFIADKVLPITRFRPSEEHYSSVGALLEEASGQAAAGKPIDQIAKEYQRGVVKLVGADHVASD; the protein is encoded by the coding sequence ATGCGTTCTGGACCAATCGCAGCGCGATCGGCGGCGGCGGTGGCGGTGCTGCTCACCGTCGGGCTGACCGCCACCGGCTGCGTCAGTGCCAAGCACGACAGCGGCGGCGGCGACCCGCAGCGCAACGCCAACGCCAAGCACGCCACGCTGACCATCTCCACCAACGCGATCGTCGGGGGCAAGAACGCGCAGGAGGCCACCTGGATCTCGAAGACGCTGATCCCCGCGTTCGAGAAGGCGGAGAAGGCCAAGGGCCGCGACGTCACCGTCAAGTACCAGCAGAACGGCATCGACGACGCCAAGTACGGCGAGAAGCTGGAGCTGTCGCTCAAGGCCGGCGGCGGCCCGGACATCTACATCATTGGCGGCGACTCGATCAGCCGGTACGCCAAGGCCGGGTACGTCGAGCCGCTGGAGAAGGTCGTCGGCAGCAAGGTCGACAGCTGGTCGGGCTGGCAGCAGGTCGACAAGTCGGTGCAGCAGAACGTGTCGATGGACGGCAAGTACTACGGCGTGCCGAACGGTGTGGACGGCCGGGTGCTGTTCTACAACAAGAAGCTGTTCGCGAAGGCCGGGCTGCCGGCGAACTGGCAGCCGACCAGCTGGGCGGACATCCTCGCCGCCGGCCGGAAGCTGAAGAAGCTGTCCGGGGTGACGCCGATCCAGATCGACGCCGGTACCCCGATGGGCGAGGCGACGACGATGCAAGGCTTCCTGCCGCTGCTGGCCGGTGCCGGACAGCAGATCTACGACACCAAGACCGGCAAGTACCAGGGCGACACCAAGGCGATCCGCGACGTGCTGAGCTTCTACCGCAGCCTGTACGTCACCGACAAGCTCGGTGACCCGAAGCTGCAGCAGGACCCGAACGGCCGGGACGAGTCGTTCAGCGAGTTCTCGAAGGGCAAGCTCGGCATCATCGGCGAGAGCGACTACCTGTGGCGCTCGATCGTGTGCCCGGACAAGTCCATCTGCAACGCCACCTCGATGCCGGACCGCAACTCCACCGTCGGGTACGCGCTGATCCCGGCCGAGAAGCCCGGCGCCGGAGTGGCCGGCCAGGACTTCGTCTCGATGTCCGGCGGTGGCGGCTACACCATCAACCCGCGCACAAAGTACCCGCAGCAGGCGTGGGACCTACTGACCTTCATGCGCTCGCCGACCCAGATCAAGGCGCAGCTCGGCGACACCGTGCAGATCACGGCGAACAAGCAGGTCAACAGCGAGATCCTGAAGAAGGACCCGGCCCTGTCCTTCATCGCCGACAAGGTCCTGCCCATCACCCGGTTCCGGCCGTCGGAGGAGCACTACTCCTCGGTCGGCGCGCTGTTGGAGGAGGCGAGCGGGCAGGCCGCCGCGGGCAAACCGATCGACCAGATCGCCAAGGAGTACCAGCGGGGTGTGGTGAAGCTTGTCGGCGCAGACCACGTCGCCTCGGACTGA
- a CDS encoding AAA family ATPase, with protein MTSPMLLVVSGHPGSGKTTLAHRLAARLGCPAICRDEIKEGMVLGLPDYTAAQGDEYTVRTFEVFFATVELLSRNGVSLVAEAAFQDRLWRPRLTPLAAHVRLRIVRCVLDGSVAVERIRRRSATTSTRRAHTVPGQLERLAQPDPFGWFVPVSMPVPTLDVDTTDGYRPGLDEIAAFATGPGGG; from the coding sequence ATGACGTCCCCGATGCTGCTGGTGGTCAGCGGGCACCCCGGCAGCGGCAAGACCACGCTCGCGCACCGGCTCGCCGCCCGGCTGGGCTGCCCGGCGATCTGCCGGGACGAGATCAAGGAGGGCATGGTCCTCGGCCTGCCCGACTACACCGCCGCGCAGGGCGACGAGTACACCGTGCGTACCTTCGAGGTCTTCTTCGCCACGGTGGAACTGTTGAGCCGCAACGGGGTCAGCCTGGTCGCCGAGGCCGCGTTCCAGGACCGGCTGTGGCGACCGAGGCTGACCCCGCTCGCCGCGCACGTGCGGCTGCGCATCGTCCGCTGCGTACTGGACGGATCGGTTGCGGTGGAGCGGATCCGCCGGCGCAGTGCGACCACCTCGACCCGCCGGGCGCACACCGTACCGGGGCAGCTCGAGCGGCTGGCGCAACCGGACCCGTTCGGCTGGTTCGTGCCGGTGTCGATGCCGGTGCCGACGCTGGACGTCGACACCACCGACGGGTACCGGCCGGGGCTCGACGAGATCGCCGCCTTCGCCACCGGTCCGGGTGGCGGGTAA
- a CDS encoding carbohydrate ABC transporter permease, with amino-acid sequence MSAQTTSPRTDGSGAAGTSRPRRTGRAAASDVAGLGIGRAVLFVVPALALIAAFLVFPALWTLYLGVLKYDLAGSNAAAPQFVGLGNYTDALTDPRFANSVLLTLAFVGLSAVIGQNGLGFVLAATLRRAAGWVRTLVSGLVLLSWILPGTVVVFLWQALLDRNGGTLNALLGTPGAAWTLDHPLATIVVFNVWRGTAFSMLLYSAALDAVPTSHLETARLYGSGPLRTFRDVVLPRIRGHILTNTLLITLWTFNDFTPYMLTGGGPEHRSETLPVYVYRMSIEGGQLGFGSAISLIMLVINLVIALFYLRLLRRRGG; translated from the coding sequence TTGTCGGCGCAGACCACGTCGCCTCGGACTGACGGCAGCGGCGCGGCCGGTACCTCCCGGCCGCGCCGTACCGGCCGCGCCGCGGCGAGCGACGTCGCCGGGCTCGGGATCGGCCGGGCGGTGCTGTTCGTCGTACCGGCGCTGGCGCTGATCGCCGCGTTCCTGGTGTTCCCGGCGCTGTGGACGCTGTATCTCGGGGTGCTCAAGTACGACCTGGCGGGGAGCAACGCCGCGGCGCCGCAGTTCGTGGGGCTGGGCAACTACACCGACGCGCTGACCGACCCGCGGTTCGCCAACTCGGTACTGCTGACGCTGGCGTTCGTGGGGCTGTCCGCGGTGATCGGGCAGAACGGGCTGGGTTTCGTGCTGGCGGCGACGCTGCGCCGAGCGGCCGGCTGGGTACGGACGCTCGTCAGCGGGCTGGTGCTGCTGTCCTGGATCCTGCCCGGCACGGTGGTGGTGTTCCTGTGGCAGGCGCTGCTGGACCGCAACGGCGGCACCCTGAACGCGCTGCTGGGCACCCCCGGTGCGGCCTGGACGCTGGACCACCCGCTCGCCACGATCGTGGTGTTCAACGTGTGGCGCGGCACCGCGTTCTCGATGCTGCTCTACTCGGCCGCGCTCGACGCCGTGCCGACCTCGCACCTGGAGACGGCCCGGCTGTACGGATCGGGGCCGCTGCGCACCTTCCGCGACGTGGTGCTGCCCCGCATCCGCGGGCACATCCTGACCAACACGCTGCTGATCACGCTGTGGACGTTCAACGACTTCACCCCGTACATGCTCACCGGCGGCGGGCCGGAACACCGGTCGGAGACGCTGCCGGTGTACGTGTATCGGATGTCCATCGAGGGTGGTCAGCTCGGCTTCGGCTCGGCGATCTCGCTGATCATGCTGGTGATCAACCTGGTGATCGCGCTGTTCTACCTGCGCCTGCTGCGCCGGCGGGGAGGCTGA
- a CDS encoding carbohydrate ABC transporter permease: MRRIFGDELVRHALSRIGLYVFAGVVLVFFALPLLWLVLTPFSRTPAYQITAPSFTLHNFRVLLDNPFALRSIGNSLVLAGGTAVLAVVFAGTAAYALSRVRLPGRDALLYAILLLSSIVTGTAAMVPIFLMLFQLNMIDNRLALILVLTGGLLPSAMFILKDFMDSVPKSYEESARVFGASPLQILRHVVAPVVRPGLATIAVWAIVQVWGNFLLPYILLHDQTKQPAAVIMYTFYDEGGTPNFALISTFSLLYSVPVVVAYLIVNRRYGFRFQGGIKG; the protein is encoded by the coding sequence ATGCGGCGGATCTTCGGCGACGAGCTGGTGCGGCACGCGCTGTCGCGCATCGGGCTGTACGTGTTCGCCGGGGTGGTGCTGGTGTTCTTCGCGCTGCCGCTGCTGTGGCTGGTGCTCACGCCGTTCTCCCGCACCCCGGCCTATCAGATCACCGCGCCCAGTTTCACCCTGCACAACTTCCGGGTGCTGCTGGACAACCCGTTCGCGCTGCGCTCGATCGGCAACTCGCTGGTGCTCGCCGGGGGTACCGCGGTGCTCGCGGTGGTGTTCGCCGGCACCGCCGCGTACGCGCTGAGCCGGGTGCGGCTGCCCGGCCGAGACGCCCTGCTGTACGCGATCCTGCTGCTGTCCTCGATCGTGACCGGCACCGCGGCGATGGTGCCGATCTTCCTGATGCTGTTCCAGCTGAACATGATCGACAACCGGCTGGCGCTGATCCTGGTGCTCACCGGCGGGCTGCTGCCCTCGGCGATGTTCATCCTCAAGGACTTCATGGACTCGGTACCCAAGAGCTACGAGGAGTCGGCCCGGGTGTTCGGGGCGAGCCCGCTGCAGATCCTGCGGCACGTGGTCGCGCCGGTGGTGCGGCCGGGCCTCGCGACGATCGCGGTGTGGGCGATCGTGCAGGTGTGGGGCAACTTCCTGCTGCCCTACATCCTGCTGCACGACCAGACCAAGCAACCGGCCGCGGTGATCATGTACACGTTCTACGACGAGGGCGGGACGCCGAACTTCGCGCTGATCTCCACGTTCTCGCTGCTGTACTCGGTACCGGTGGTGGTGGCCTACCTGATCGTCAACCGGCGGTACGGGTTCCGGTTCCAGGGAGGGATCAAGGGCTGA
- a CDS encoding MFS transporter: MTTTASGRRSALFAADRRGATIGIVALVTFATFEDLGVNTAMPQIAADLHAGAEYSWPFLAFLAASVVASVFAGRLCDRYGPVPAMLAGPAVFVVGLVVSGTAGAMPALLAGRTLQGFGAGTQVVAVTVLIAAVYPATDRPAAYAALSTACVVPALLGPTASGLVVQHAGWRYVFLGLVPLVLAGIAVLVPALRRLPKHLPDDPVTVRRWLPLAALAAAASVVVLEFGAQHPSPLTVVAGLVALAVLVPSVRRLLPTGTLTARAGLPTAVLSRGLLSGAYFAVAAYVPLTLTAVHGYSPAAAGLPLTVGALGWCAAAAWQGRRREISRRVLLRTGFVLVAAGLAATALAAPEWGPSWLVLATLAVAGAGLGLGASAASVLTLGLSTITDRGFNSAAMQISDLLGQVVLIGAGGVLITALAPAAHPSGGVAALDLVMAAVALLGALATGRRNDSPGGLTRSRRLARWVRPVARARTDALRRSYPAAVVTTPHPPGPGQHAGAGPEASRPVAEA, from the coding sequence GTGACGACGACAGCATCCGGGCGGCGCAGCGCGCTGTTCGCCGCCGACCGGCGCGGCGCGACGATCGGGATCGTGGCGCTCGTGACCTTCGCCACGTTCGAGGACCTGGGCGTCAACACCGCCATGCCGCAGATCGCGGCCGACCTGCACGCCGGCGCCGAGTACTCCTGGCCGTTCCTGGCGTTCCTCGCCGCCAGCGTGGTGGCGAGCGTCTTCGCCGGCCGGCTGTGTGACAGGTACGGCCCGGTGCCGGCGATGCTCGCCGGCCCGGCCGTGTTCGTGGTCGGGCTGGTGGTGTCGGGCACGGCCGGCGCGATGCCGGCGCTGCTCGCCGGCCGCACGTTGCAAGGGTTCGGCGCCGGTACCCAGGTCGTCGCCGTCACCGTGCTGATCGCCGCGGTGTACCCCGCCACGGACCGGCCAGCCGCCTACGCCGCGCTGTCCACCGCCTGTGTGGTGCCCGCGCTGCTCGGGCCGACGGCCTCCGGGCTGGTCGTGCAGCACGCCGGCTGGCGGTACGTGTTCCTCGGCCTGGTTCCGTTGGTACTGGCCGGAATCGCGGTGCTGGTGCCCGCGTTGCGGCGGCTGCCGAAGCACCTGCCGGACGACCCGGTGACGGTACGGCGCTGGCTGCCGCTGGCCGCGCTCGCCGCCGCGGCCAGCGTCGTCGTACTGGAGTTCGGCGCGCAGCATCCGTCGCCGCTCACCGTGGTCGCCGGCCTCGTCGCGCTGGCGGTCCTGGTGCCGTCGGTGCGCCGGCTGCTGCCCACCGGTACGCTCACCGCCCGCGCCGGCCTGCCCACCGCGGTGCTGTCCCGCGGCCTGCTGTCCGGCGCCTACTTCGCCGTCGCCGCGTACGTGCCGCTGACTCTCACCGCGGTGCACGGGTACTCGCCGGCGGCCGCCGGGCTCCCGCTGACCGTCGGCGCGCTCGGCTGGTGCGCGGCCGCCGCCTGGCAGGGGCGGCGCCGCGAGATCTCCCGGCGGGTCCTGCTGCGCACCGGTTTCGTGCTGGTGGCGGCGGGTCTCGCCGCCACCGCGCTGGCCGCGCCGGAGTGGGGGCCGTCCTGGCTCGTGCTCGCCACCTTGGCCGTGGCCGGCGCCGGCCTGGGGCTCGGCGCCTCCGCGGCGAGCGTACTGACTCTCGGCTTGTCCACCATCACCGACCGCGGCTTCAATTCCGCCGCCATGCAGATCAGCGACCTGCTCGGGCAGGTGGTGCTGATCGGCGCCGGTGGCGTGCTGATCACCGCGCTGGCCCCGGCGGCGCACCCGAGCGGCGGGGTGGCGGCACTGGATCTGGTCATGGCCGCGGTCGCGCTGCTCGGCGCGCTCGCCACCGGCCGCCGCAACGATTCGCCCGGAGGCCTCACCCGGTCGCGGCGACTCGCCCGGTGGGTTCGCCCCGTTGCACGGGCGCGGACCGATGCGTTGCGGCGCAGCTACCCGGCCGCTGTCGTCACGACGCCGCACCCGCCCGGCCCCGGCCAGCACGCCGGCGCCGGCCCCGAGGCATCGCGCCCGGTGGCCGAGGCGTAG